The DNA segment AGTGCCGCCTCATGGACGCCGCGACAGTCCGCGTCGCGGAGGAGCAATGATCCCCGTCGGACAGAAGGCAACGTCGTCGGCACGTGCGACACGCCGACTGGCCTCCGGGGCCTGTGCTTGTCACATCAGGTAGAGCCGGATCCGAGCGCGATTCAGGACCACTGCTGGTGAAAGGCCCCAAGCGCTCGCGCTGATCCACGAAGCGCAATGTCCGACCACCACGGTCATCGCACTCGGCGCAGCGCTGCGCAACGAACACTGTCCGGCCGGCTCCCCGGGCTTCCATGACCCGACCTGTTCTGGCCATCCGTCTCGGCTGCCGCCGCCAGCTGACCGCAACCGCAAAGAACCTCGGAAACGATTGGAGTTCCTATGTCGGCGACCAACTCCGCAGTCCTAAAGCCCGATGCGCGTCCCGTCCACCCACCCGAAAGTCATGATCCTCGCGAGTCCATGACGCGGCTGCCCAAGGCGCTACAGCGCCCGCTGACCTTGTTCACCGGCAAGGCGTTGCCCGGCCAGACCTCCTTAGGGTGGACCCCCACCCTTCACCTGGCCACCGCACTGGCTTCCACCGTCGCGGGCGTCCTGCTCGCCACGCTCGGATACGCGCTGGGCGGCGGCTGGCTGCTGCTCCTGATTCCGGGGTGGGCCCTCACCTTGCACGGCATGCGCAACCTACGGATGATGATCTACCACCAGTGTTCGCACCGGAACATGTACCGGCAGCGCAAGCTCGACCGCTTCATAGGGCACGGCATCTCCAGCCTGCTCATCATCCAGAACTTTCAACGATACAGCCGCGAACATGTCAAGGACCACCACGCCGCCGGGCACATGACGCTCAAGGACCCCACGGTCCAGGCCTTCCTTGTCAGTCTCGAACTTCACCCGGGCATGACCCGTCGCCAGATGTGGCGTCGAGTGCTCGGCAAGCTCATTTCCCCGCGCTTCCACTTCGCCTTCGCAGTCTCCCGCGCCCGGTCCTTCTGGAGCGAGTCGGCCCGCAGCGAGAAAGTCTCCGCAAGCGTCCTGTACGGAGCCGCCCTCGCTGCGACCGTGGCGACCGGCACCTGGCCGGCGCTGCTGATCATCTGGTTCGTGCCGCTCATTCCCCTGTTCCAGGTGAGCAACACACTGCGGCTGTGTGTGAAGCACACCTTCCCCGAACCCGGTATCGAGCTCCGCCACGGGCGCGAGTACTTCTCCAGCCTGACCAATGCCATCTTCATCGGCGACCCGATCCCGTCCGTCGAAATTCCGCTCGGGCGCCGAATCGCAGCCTGGGCCCGCTGGACGCTTCGACTGGTGTTTCTGCATGCACCGTCCCGCTACCTCGTGCTGACTGGCGACACCGTGGTGCACGACTACCACCATCGCTATCCGGCGGCGCGGAACTGGGCGAACTACATCTTCGCCCGCCAGCAGGACATCGACACCGGCCACCAGGGCTGGCCCCCGTACCACGAAGTCTGGGGACTTGTCCCGGCCATCAACTACGTCTTCGACTCGCTCTCCCATGCGGACGTCGAGGAGTACGACATCAATCGGCTGAAGGCGGTCAGCAAGCGCGAGCTGTTCGCCGCCTTCGACGACTGACACGGCGACCGGCACCTAGACGAGGAAACAGACCCATGACGAAGCAAACAACAGCGCCCCGCACAGTGATCCTCGGGGTGGCCGCCAGCGACAGTCACGCCGTGGCCAACCATCTGATCGCCTACTCACTCCGGGGCGCCGGATTCGATGTCGTCAATCTCGGCACCTGCACCCCCGTTGAGGAATTCGCCGCGACGTGCCACGAACACGCTGACGCCGAAGCCGTCATAATCGGCAGCCTCAA comes from the Streptomyces angustmyceticus genome and includes:
- a CDS encoding fatty acid desaturase, encoding MTRLPKALQRPLTLFTGKALPGQTSLGWTPTLHLATALASTVAGVLLATLGYALGGGWLLLLIPGWALTLHGMRNLRMMIYHQCSHRNMYRQRKLDRFIGHGISSLLIIQNFQRYSREHVKDHHAAGHMTLKDPTVQAFLVSLELHPGMTRRQMWRRVLGKLISPRFHFAFAVSRARSFWSESARSEKVSASVLYGAALAATVATGTWPALLIIWFVPLIPLFQVSNTLRLCVKHTFPEPGIELRHGREYFSSLTNAIFIGDPIPSVEIPLGRRIAAWARWTLRLVFLHAPSRYLVLTGDTVVHDYHHRYPAARNWANYIFARQQDIDTGHQGWPPYHEVWGLVPAINYVFDSLSHADVEEYDINRLKAVSKRELFAAFDD